Proteins from a genomic interval of Callospermophilus lateralis isolate mCalLat2 chromosome 1, mCalLat2.hap1, whole genome shotgun sequence:
- the Dot1l gene encoding histone-lysine N-methyltransferase, H3 lysine-79 specific isoform X6: MVWKKACRIHTGTRRFPLRRVERADRQHKLKERFANMKEGGRIVSSKPFAPLNFRINSRNLSDIGTIMRVVELSPLKGSVSWTGKPVSYYLHTIDRTILENYFSSLKNPKLREEQEAARRRQQRESKSNATTPTKVPESKAAAPTKVPESKAAGPAEAPRDSGAEEEKAGVTTVKKPSPSKARKKKLNKKGRKMAGRKRGRPKKMNTANPERKPKKNQSALDLLHSQTVSRTASSSPQDACRSPHSPFYQLPPSVQRHSPNPLLVAPTPPALQKLLESFKIQYLQFLAYTKTPQYKANLQQLLDQEKERNAQLLGTAQQLFGHCQAQKEEIRRLFQQKLDELGVKALTYNDLIQAQKEISAHNQQLREQSEQLERDNSELRSQSLQLLRARCEELKLDWSSLSLENLRKEKQALRSQISEKQRHCLELQISIVELEKSQRQQELLQLKSCVPPDDALSMHLRGKGTLGRELEAEASRLHLELDCARLALPHVSSMSPELSMNGHATSYELCGALSRPSSKQNTPQYLASPLDQEVVPCTPSHSGRPRLEKLSGVALPDYTRLSPAKIVLRRHLSQDHAGPAKMVASELHSRAEHAKESSLPCQSPGLSSSMKLSPQDPRPTSPGALPIAGERSSEKQSGKERAYGSHGETITSLPISIPLSTVQPNKLPVSIPLASVVLPSRAERVRSTPSPVPQPRDSSSTLEKQNGANAHAAGSSAGGRGLSLAPTGFYAGSMAISGALVGSPAPLASGAEPVTLDEPSSSGSLFTTVGSRSTTPQHPLLMPPRHPGPASPAHPLSASPRLAGATQCPPPDVGKGDLPSDSGFSDPESEAKRRIVFTISAGGGSTKQSPSTKHSPLAPGARGDCGQSHGQDSRKRGRRKRTSAGTPSLSTGVSPKRRALPSVAGLFTQSSGSPLNLSSMVSNINQPLEITAISSPENSLKSSPIPYQDHDQPPVLKKERPLSQTNGAHYSPLTSDEEPGSEDEPSSTRIERKIATISLESKSPPKTLENAGGGLGRKPAPASEPVNSSKWKSTFSPISDIGLAKSADSPLQASSALGQSSLFAFRPAPEEPVTAEAKLATHPRKGFSGSLSGADGLSPGANPPNGLAFSGGLAADLSLHGFNDGASLSHKGPEVVGLSAPLSFPSQRGKEGPSEANPFLNKRQLEGLGGLKGEGGPGKEPTEPGLPPCGPTDKAALPHGSRPSKGRDRELDFKNGHNLFISAATVPPGGLLGGPGLATAVSSAGSAAPATQAHRPFLGTFAPGPQFTLGPMSLQANLGSVAGSSVLQSLFSSVPAAAGLVHVSSAATRLTNSHTMGSFSSGVAGGTVGGVFNHTVPSASAHPFGASVGSGAVCSSATLGLSPLQAAASTSASSFQAPASVETRPPPPPPPAPLPPQHLGRPPAGPPVLHAPPPNVALPPPAALLASNPEPMLLQNLASIPANKAFLPSSSATSLQPANASLSVKLASLPHKVSRPSFTVHHQPLPRLALAQATPAIPQASSTGPSAVWVSLGMPPPYAAHLSGVKPR, from the exons CTGGAACGAGGCGATTTCCTCTCAGAAGAGTGGAGAGAGCGGATCGCCAACACAAG CTGAAGGAGCGGTTTGCAAACATGAAGGAAG GTGGCAGAATCGTGTCCTCGAAACCCTTCGCACCTCTGAACTTCAGAATCAACAGTAGAAACTTGAGTG ACATTGGCACCATCATGCGCGTGGTTGAGCTGTCACCCTTGAAGGGCTCGGTGTCGTGGACGGGGAAGCCAGTCTCCTACTACCTGCACACCATCGACCGCACCATA CTTGAAAACTATTTTTCTAGTCTGAAAAATCCAAAACTCAGG GAGGAGCAAGAGGCAGCTCGGCGTCGGCAGCAGCGAGAGAGCAAGAGCAATGCGACCACCCCCACCAAGGTCCCCGAGAGCAAGGCGGCCGCACCCACCAAGGTCCCCGAGAGCAAAGCGGCTGGGCCCGCTGAGGCCCCCAGG GATTCTGGTGCTGAGGAGGAAAAAGCGGGGGTAACCACTGTCAAAAAGCCATCTCCCTCCAAAGCCCGGAAGAAGAAATTGAACAAGAAGGGGCGGAAGATGGCTGGCCGAAAGCGCGGGCGTCCCAAGAAAATGAACACTGCAAACCCCGAGCGCAAGCCCAAGAAGAACCAATCTGCACTGGATCTCCTGCACAGCCAGACCGTGTCCCGGACAGCATCGTCCTCGCCCCAGG atgccTGCCGGTCACCTCACAGCCCGTTCTACCAGCTACCTCCCAGTGTGCAGCGGCACTCCCCCAACCCACTGCTGGTGGCGCCCACCCCACCTGCGCTACAGAAGCTGCTAG AGTCGTTTAAGATTCAGTACCTGCAGTTCCTGGCTTACACAAAGACCCCCCAGTACAAGGCCAACCTGCAGCAGCTGCTGGACCAGGAGAAG GAGAGGAACGCCCAGTTGCTGGGCACCGCACAGCAGCTCTTTGGCCACTGCCAGGCCCAGAAGGAGGAGATCAGAAGACTCTTCCAGCAAAAACTGGATGAG CTGGGTGTGAAGGCCCTGACCTACAATGACCTGATCCAAGCCCAGAAGGAGATCTCTGCTCACAACCAGCAGCTGCGGGAGCAGTCCGAGCAACTGGAGAGGGACAACAGCGAGCTACGCAGCCAGAGCCTGCAGCTG ctccgggctcggtgtgagGAGCTGAAGTTGGATTGGTCCTCCCTGTCCCTGGAGAACCTGCGCAAGGAGAAGCAGGCCCTGAGGAGCCAGATCTCGGAGAAGCAGCGGCACTGCCTGGAGCTGCAG ATCAGCATTGTGGAGCTGGAGAAGAGCCAGCGGCAGCAGGAGCTTCTGCAGCTCAAGTCCTGCGTGCCGCCTGACGATGCGCTGTCCATGCACCTGCGCGGGAAGGGCACCCTGGGCCGGGAGCTGGAGGCGGAGGCCAGCAGGCTGCACTTGGAGCTGGACTGTGCCAGGCTTGCCCTGCCTCACGTGAGCAGCATGAGCCCAGAGCTCTCCATGAATGGCCACGCCACCAGCTATGAGCTCTGTGGTGCTCTGAGTCGGCCTTCTTCCAAGCAGAACACCCCCCAGTACCTCGCCTCCCCCTTGGACCAGGAGGTTGTGCCCTGCACCCCCAGCCACAGTGGCCGCCCCCGGCTGGAGAAGCTGTCGGGCGTGGCCTTGCCCGACTACACCAGGCTCTCCCCAGCCAAGATCGTGCTCAGGAGACACCTGAGCCAGGACCACGCTGGGCCTGCCAAGATGGTTGCCAGTGAGCTGCACTCGCG AGCTGAGCACGCCAAGGAAAGCAGCCTTCCCTGCCAGAGCCCTGGCCTCTCGAGCAGCATGAAGCTGAGCCCTCAAGACCCCCGGCCCACTTCTCCAGGGGCCTTGCCCATAGCAGGAGAAAGGAGCAGTGAGAAG CAGAGTGGGAAGGAGCGAGCCTATGGCAGCCATGGGGAGACCATCACCAGCCTGCCCATCAGCATCCCGCTCAGCACTGTGCAGCCAAACAAGCTCCCGGTCAGCATTCCCCTGGCCAGTGTGGTGCTGCCCAGCCGCGCCGAGAGGGTG AGGAGCACCCCCAGCCCTGTGCCGCAGCCCCGAGACTCTTCATCTACCCTGGAGAAGCAGAATGGTGCTAACGCCCATGCCGCTGGGAGTAGTGCAGGAGGCAGGGGCCTCTCTCTGGCACCCACAG GATTCTACGCTGGCTCCATGGCCATCAGCGGGGCTCTGGTGGGCAGCCCTGCTCCACTCGCCTCTGGAGCTGAGCCTGTAACCCTGGATGAGCCCTCCAGCTCCGGGAGCCTCTTCACCACTGTGGGGTCCCGCAGCACCACGCCACAGCACCCTCTGCTGATGCCGCCCCGACACCCAGGCCCCGCCTCTCCTGCCCACCCGCTCTCTGCCAGCCCTCGGCTTGCTGGTGCCACCCAGTGCCCACCTCCTGACGTAGGCAAGGGAGACTTGCCCTCTGACTCGGGCTTCTCAGACCCGGAGAGTGAAGCCAAGAGGAGGATCGTGTTTACCATCTCAGCTGGTGGGGGTAGCACCAAGCAGTCGCCTTCCACCAAGCACAGCCCCCTGGCCCCTGGAGCCCGCGGAGACTGTGGGCAGAGCCACGGGCAGGACAGCCGCAAGCGTGGCCGGAGGAAGCGCACGTCAGCTGGGACCCCAAGCCTGAGCACAGGCGTGTCCCCCAAGCGCCGGGCCCTGCCTTCTGTTGCTGGCCTCTTCACACAGTCCTCAGGGTCCCCCCTCAACCTCAGTTCCATG GTCAGTAACATCAATCAGCCCTTAGAGATCACGGCCATCTCCTCCCCTGAGAACTCACTGAAGAGTTCCCCCATCCCCTACCAGGACCATGACCAGCCGCCCGTGCTCAAGAAGGAGCGGCCCCTGAGCCAGACCAACGGGGCCCACTACTCCCCACTGACCTCTGATGAGGAGCCAGGTTCTGAGGACGAGCCCAGCAGCACCCG AATTGAGAGAAAAATTGCAACAATCTCCTTAGAAAGTAAATCTCCCCCCAAAACCTTGGAAAACG CAGGTGGTGGCTTGGGACGGAAGCCAGCCCCTGCGAGCGAGCCCGTCAACAGCAGCAAGTGGAAATCCACCTTCTCACCCATCTCCGACATTGGCCTGGCCAAGTCTGCAGACAGCCCCCTGCAGGCGAGCTCCGCGCTGGGCCAGAGCTCCTTGTTCGCCTTTCGGCCAGCCCCAGAGGAGCCTGTCACGGCCGAGGCCAAGCTTGCCACCCACCCAAGGAAAGGCTTTTCTGGCTCGCTGTCAGGGGCAGATGGGCTCAGCCCAGGCGCCAACCCTCCCAATGGCCTGGCCTTCAGCGGGGGCCTTGCCGCGGACCTCAGTTTACATGGCTTCAACGACGGTGCTTCCCTTTCCCACAAGGGCCCTGAAGTGGTCGGTCTGAGTGCCCCACTGAGCTTCCCCTCCCAGCGGGGCAAGGAGGGCCCCTCTGAGGCCAACCCCTTCCTGAACAAGAGGCAGCTGGAGGGCCTGGGTGGCCTGAAGGGTGAGGGtggccctggcaaggagcctactGAGCCTGGCCTGCCCCCTTGCGGGCCCACGGACAAGGCTGCCCTGCCACACGGCAGCAGGCCCAGCAAAGGCCGGGACCGCGAGCTGGACTTCAAGAACGGCCACAATCTATTCATCTCCGCTGCGACGGTGCCTCCTGGGGGCCTCCTGGGAGGCCCTGGCCTCGCCACTGCAGTGTCCTCTGCCGGCAGCGCAGCTCCCGCCACCCAGGCACACCGCCCCTTCTTGGGGACCTTCGCCCCTGGGCCCCAGTTCACCCTGGGCCCCATGTCCCTACAGGCCAACCTCGGTTCTGTGGCTGGCTCATCCGTGCTACAATCCTTATTCAGCTCCGTGCCGGCCGCCGCGGGCCTGGTACATGTGTCGTCCGCCGCAACTAGACTGACCAACTCCCACACCATGGGCAGCTTCTCTTCTGGGGTGGCTGGCGGAACCGTTGGAG GTGTCTTTAACCACACGGTGCCTTCTGCCTCTGCTCATCCGTTTGGAGCCAGTGTCGGCAGCGGGGCTGTGTGTAGCAGCGCCACGCTGGGCCTGAGCCCGCTGCAGGCGGCGGCCAGCACCTCGGCCTCTTCCTTTCAGGCCCCGGCCTCGGTCGAGACTCGGCCGCCCCCTCCGCCTCCGCCTGCCCCGCTTCCTCCTCAGCACCTGGGCCGGCCCCCTGCGGGGCCGCCTGTCCTCCATGCCCCCCCTCCTAACGTCGCCTTGCCTCCTCCCGCCGCGCTGCTGGCCTCTAACCCTGAGCCCATGCTTCTGCAGAACCTAGCGTCTATCCCGGCTAACAAAGCTTTCTTACCCTCCTCCTCGGCCACCTCTCTGCAGCCTGCTAACGCCTCTCTGTCTGTCAAGCTCGCCTCCCTCCCGCACAAGGTCTCCCGCCCCTCCTTCACGGTGCACCACCAGCCCCTGCCCCGGCTGGCCCTGGCGCAGGCCACGCCCGCGATCCCGCAGGCCAGCTCCACAGGGCCGTCCGCTGTGTGGGTTTCCCTTGGCATGCCGCCTCCGTATGCCGCACACCTTTCGGGGGTTAAGCCTCGATAA